One genomic region from Clostridia bacterium encodes:
- a CDS encoding acetate kinase yields MKILVLNAGSSSLKYQLIDMNGEVVLCKGVAEKICDEGSFLTHKLGGETFKILHDMPDHKVALKLVLDTLCDEKLGVIKSLTEIDAIGHRVLHGAEDFKQSALVDDEVIRLCKKNEPFGPLHMPANIACMEICREMLPVPNVAVFDTAFHQTMPDYAYRYAVPEEDYQELRVRKYGFHGTSHKFVAGEAAKIAGRSDIKVITCHLGNGASIGAIKDGKIMDTSMGFTPLEGLVMGTRSGDIDPAIIPVIMKKRGIEDIGKFVDVYLNKKSGMKGIAGMSDCRDLQQAAEAGNKNAELALTMFAYRVKKYIGAYAAVLNGVDMIVMTGGIGENSDYMRKLVLQDMQYLGVELDEEANAGARGVVKKISKEGSKVDVYVIPTNEELVIARDTLALSGLK; encoded by the coding sequence AGATTTTGGTTTTGAACGCGGGTAGTTCTTCCCTCAAATATCAACTGATCGATATGAACGGCGAAGTCGTCCTTTGCAAGGGCGTCGCCGAAAAAATCTGCGACGAAGGCAGTTTCCTGACGCACAAATTGGGCGGCGAGACTTTCAAGATCTTGCACGATATGCCCGACCACAAGGTCGCTTTGAAACTGGTGCTCGACACCCTTTGCGACGAGAAGTTGGGCGTCATCAAGTCCCTGACGGAAATCGACGCCATCGGCCATCGCGTACTGCACGGCGCGGAGGACTTCAAACAATCCGCCTTGGTGGACGACGAAGTGATCCGTTTGTGCAAGAAGAACGAGCCATTCGGCCCTCTGCACATGCCCGCCAATATCGCCTGCATGGAGATTTGCCGCGAGATGCTGCCCGTGCCCAACGTGGCCGTCTTCGACACGGCGTTCCATCAGACCATGCCCGACTACGCCTACCGCTATGCGGTGCCCGAAGAGGACTATCAAGAGTTGCGCGTGCGTAAATACGGCTTCCACGGCACCAGCCACAAGTTCGTAGCGGGTGAGGCCGCCAAGATCGCGGGCAGAAGCGATATCAAGGTAATCACCTGCCACCTCGGCAACGGCGCTTCCATCGGCGCCATCAAGGACGGCAAGATCATGGATACCTCTATGGGCTTCACGCCGTTGGAGGGCTTGGTGATGGGCACTCGTTCGGGCGATATCGACCCCGCCATCATTCCCGTCATTATGAAGAAGCGCGGCATCGAGGATATCGGCAAATTCGTGGACGTATACCTCAACAAAAAGAGCGGTATGAAAGGTATCGCGGGGATGAGCGACTGCCGCGACCTGCAACAAGCCGCCGAAGCGGGCAATAAAAACGCCGAGTTGGCGTTGACGATGTTCGCGTATCGCGTGAAGAAGTACATCGGCGCCTACGCCGCCGTGCTGAACGGCGTGGATATGATCGTTATGACGGGCGGTATCGGCGAGAACAGCGACTATATGCGCAAATTGGTTCTCCAAGATATGCAGTACCTCGGCGTGGAATTGGACGAAGAGGCCAACGCGGGCGCAAGAGGCGTCGTGAAGAAAATCAGCAAAGAGGGCAGCAAAGTGGACGTGTACGTCATTCCCACCAACGAGGAATTGGTCATCGCCCGCGACACTTTGGCGCTTTCGGGGCTGAAATAG
- a CDS encoding DUF177 domain-containing protein: MRIALSDLAEGRSYRYVASFGEEDVEGLLETSLAEPLSITVECTTVEGVTYVRVEAKGKVYAVCDLCGTECVADAKCTIDDELTTESDCYDETDDCYDLDKLIDEAIVMCAPRKVLCKPDCKGLCPTCGKNLNEGACTCQEQKPAVGDNNPFAALQDILTGGANNGSTKM, translated from the coding sequence ATGCGCATTGCATTGTCCGATTTGGCCGAGGGTAGGTCCTATCGATACGTCGCGTCGTTCGGCGAGGAAGACGTGGAAGGATTGTTGGAGACGTCCTTGGCGGAACCGCTGTCCATCACCGTGGAATGCACTACGGTAGAGGGCGTGACGTACGTGCGTGTGGAGGCCAAAGGCAAAGTGTACGCAGTCTGCGACCTGTGCGGTACGGAGTGCGTCGCGGACGCCAAGTGCACCATCGACGACGAGTTGACGACCGAGAGCGATTGCTACGACGAAACGGACGATTGCTACGACCTCGACAAGTTGATCGACGAGGCTATCGTGATGTGCGCTCCGCGCAAAGTGCTATGCAAACCCGATTGTAAAGGTCTGTGCCCTACGTGCGGCAAGAACCTCAACGAGGGCGCCTGCACTTGTCAAGAACAAAAGCCCGCGGTGGGAGATAACAATCCTTTTGCGGCGTTACAAGATATATTAACGGGAGGTGCGAACAATGGCAGTACCAAAATGTAA
- the rpmF gene encoding 50S ribosomal protein L32 yields the protein MAVPKCKTSKARRNSRAANWKIEAVNLVECPNCHTPIQSHRVCPNCGTYNGKQAVEIKQKKED from the coding sequence ATGGCAGTACCAAAATGTAAAACTTCTAAGGCAAGAAGAAACAGCAGAGCGGCTAACTGGAAGATCGAAGCCGTCAACTTGGTCGAGTGCCCGAATTGCCATACGCCGATTCAAAGTCATCGCGTATGCCCCAACTGCGGCACTTACAACGGCAAACAAGCGGTTGAGATCAAGCAAAAGAAAGAGGACTGA
- the plsX gene encoding phosphate acyltransferase PlsX yields the protein MRIAVDAFGGDNAPVEVVAGAVKALGMDENLEIVLVGKPAVLADLLNEYGNPKRISVCEAQDVIDCNESPTIAIRRKKDSSLVKTFGVLEEADGAVSAGSTGAVLAGGIFLCGRIKGVKRPALCPVLPTVKGGHVILADCGANTDCKPEYLVQFAQMGVAYMQCLYGLENPRVGLLSNGAEEEKGNELTKAAHALLKESDLNFVGNAEAREILSGDYDVVVADGFDGNVALKSAEGTAGAVFTLLKEGINSSFRAKLGALMLKPVLKKIKKTMDYTEYGGAAFVGINKPLVKVHGSAKAKTFAAAILQCAEMAKGDLVGKLSRTLRLEDE from the coding sequence ATGAGAATCGCAGTAGACGCGTTCGGCGGCGACAACGCCCCCGTCGAAGTGGTGGCGGGCGCGGTAAAAGCGCTCGGAATGGACGAGAATTTGGAGATAGTTTTGGTGGGGAAACCCGCCGTTTTGGCCGACTTGTTGAACGAATACGGCAATCCCAAACGCATAAGCGTTTGCGAGGCACAAGACGTCATAGATTGCAACGAGTCGCCCACTATCGCCATACGCCGCAAGAAAGACAGTAGCCTTGTCAAGACGTTCGGCGTGCTGGAAGAAGCGGACGGCGCGGTATCCGCAGGCTCTACGGGCGCGGTGCTGGCCGGCGGCATCTTTCTTTGCGGGCGCATCAAGGGCGTTAAACGCCCCGCGCTGTGTCCCGTGTTGCCTACGGTGAAGGGCGGGCACGTGATCCTCGCGGACTGCGGCGCCAATACCGATTGCAAGCCCGAATATCTGGTGCAATTCGCCCAAATGGGCGTCGCCTATATGCAATGCCTCTATGGGTTGGAAAACCCCAGGGTGGGTTTGCTGTCCAACGGCGCGGAAGAGGAGAAGGGCAACGAGTTGACCAAAGCGGCGCACGCGCTGCTGAAAGAAAGCGACCTCAACTTCGTGGGTAACGCGGAAGCGCGCGAGATATTGTCGGGCGACTACGACGTGGTAGTGGCTGACGGCTTTGACGGCAACGTGGCCCTGAAGAGCGCCGAAGGCACGGCGGGCGCGGTGTTTACCCTCTTAAAAGAGGGTATCAATAGCAGTTTCCGCGCCAAGTTGGGCGCGCTTATGCTGAAACCCGTGCTCAAAAAGATCAAGAAAACTATGGATTATACCGAGTACGGCGGCGCGGCGTTCGTGGGCATCAACAAGCCTTTGGTCAAGGTGCACGGCTCGGCCAAAGCCAAGACCTTTGCCGCGGCCATTCTGCAATGCGCCGAGATGGCGAAGGGCGACTTGGTGGGTAAATTGAGTAGGACGTTGCGATTGGAAGATGAGTGA
- a CDS encoding class I SAM-dependent rRNA methyltransferase yields the protein MYTVILKKNEEKRVLYHPWVYANEVQRVEGKDKQGSVAAVRSSDGRLVGYGFINHLSKILVRILSRKEEVFDEKFFADRIAKADDFRRELGYCDAYRVVFGESDDLPGLIVDKYGEYLSVQFLSLGMDVRRDMIVDILVERFRPKGIYERSDVSVRQKEGLEERTGVLYGEVPELVPIRENGSTLYVDIIGGQKTGYFLDQQENRSNIARYVKGKTVLDCFSNAGGFSMVAARGGAKEVTAVDISRKALDLVEKSAEVNGYANVKAVQADVFEYLRTQRKEGVRYDVIVLDPPAFTKSKDTVKSGMAGYKDINICALKLLAESGVLVTCSCSQHLTMPLFLKMLEESVKESGVRCRLLEVRTQGRDHAPSMTEEETLYLKVAVLKAY from the coding sequence ATGTACACGGTCATTTTGAAGAAAAACGAAGAAAAGCGCGTGCTGTATCACCCTTGGGTGTACGCCAACGAAGTACAGCGGGTGGAAGGCAAGGATAAGCAAGGCTCCGTGGCCGCCGTGCGCAGTTCGGACGGCAGATTGGTGGGCTACGGCTTTATCAATCATTTGAGCAAGATATTGGTGCGCATTTTGTCCCGCAAAGAGGAAGTCTTCGACGAGAAATTCTTTGCAGACCGCATAGCCAAAGCGGACGATTTTCGCCGCGAATTGGGCTACTGCGACGCGTATCGCGTCGTCTTCGGCGAGAGCGATGATTTGCCCGGTCTTATCGTAGATAAGTACGGCGAGTATTTGTCCGTGCAATTCCTCTCATTGGGAATGGACGTGCGGCGGGATATGATCGTGGATATTCTCGTCGAGCGATTCCGCCCGAAAGGCATATACGAGCGCAGCGACGTGTCCGTCAGACAAAAAGAAGGACTCGAAGAGCGCACGGGCGTATTGTACGGCGAAGTGCCCGAATTGGTGCCCATCCGCGAAAACGGCAGTACGCTGTACGTGGATATAATAGGCGGGCAGAAGACGGGCTATTTCCTCGACCAACAAGAGAACAGATCGAATATCGCTCGCTACGTCAAAGGCAAAACCGTGTTGGATTGCTTCTCCAACGCGGGCGGGTTTTCGATGGTGGCGGCCCGTGGCGGCGCGAAAGAAGTGACCGCCGTGGATATTAGCCGCAAAGCCTTGGACTTGGTGGAGAAAAGCGCCGAGGTCAACGGTTACGCCAACGTCAAAGCGGTGCAGGCCGACGTGTTCGAATATCTGCGAACGCAGCGCAAAGAGGGGGTGCGATACGACGTTATCGTGCTCGATCCGCCCGCATTCACCAAGAGCAAAGACACGGTAAAAAGCGGCATGGCGGGGTATAAGGATATCAATATATGCGCCCTGAAACTGCTGGCGGAGAGCGGCGTTTTGGTGACGTGCAGTTGCTCGCAACATTTGACCATGCCCCTTTTCCTTAAGATGCTCGAAGAGAGCGTGAAGGAATCGGGCGTGCGTTGCCGACTGCTCGAAGTGCGCACGCAAGGAAGAGATCACGCACCCTCGATGACGGAAGAGGAAACGCTCTATCTCAAAGTCGCCGTATTGAAGGCCTATTGA
- the smc gene encoding chromosome segregation protein SMC, whose amino-acid sequence MSLKRIELQGFKSFRDKTVINFEHGYTCIVGPNGCGKSNVSDAIRWVLGEQSAKQLRGENMKGVIFSGTATLPEMGYAEVTLVFDNSDGMFQTTYEEIAITRKVFRSKQDNYYYINHKPCRRSDIIELMRGTGAGKESLSIIEQGAVSNVMRVKPEDRRVIFDEAAGISGAKIEKKKNLKQLAETQLNIDTLNVRIEEMDKQLGPLRKQMEAVNKYEIYHDELQLLEFNMFIYKYEHADSEKEKERAKIRDYEEFLRTKEALLEKTRLKIDDVQRQIDDNDRQTRALIDRRETLKVNRAKASGDQQTHQAKLEALEGTLAHLEENYNLSVTARDDTAVELAEAKNVLQIKKDNKFDLDLEYSVVNASLESVIEDIEASERGLDAATNERLADMSKLSQVHSEQAKAEAQESLLKENLDKDDKEIAECKKQIEDKKRLTADLEKSQSTVQQEYENINVNRKSCVSAGNEARYEKGDLDKRIREMDVRVQTAEVNVKTLQNAVRAKKGYSKAVEFLVRHSQNNANVSRHMMGVVSDLYQVDARYAEAIEVALAASVNHVVTPTQDDANALINMVREAGVGRITCMPLNRIKAEQLAYEYRPALGERGVLGVASDLIAYDQKYDVIFQRLLGRILIVDSYDTGKYLDGKYRGGLKIVTLDGKLFDPSGTLSGGSRKTQEEMLLDRERKTLEALVADRQKLLDKRAQLDAIIEKCETYIRESRDKQDELQERFITLKTQIEASNAAIEQLHERIRDIEGEKVHINIRLESLHRNIQEAQTASGELENSSLDRDQLMEKAKADKETKKAMRDSLTERRAALTARINAVAAEIAAIEKDIKRLTDENVKAASAVSGLTVDIANKKAEIEAHVAAKPELVFTAEEGEILDKINKEIVVRDERKVELQKEGEKLAQDVTDLGNYISEAKQDKVRSEGKIEKIDTELQQWRDRIYEDYDGKTYEDVVYAKLEQFEYTKAPAQIAVLRGNITKLGAINFQAKEQFEQLSQEREYQFNQMNDALKAKANIEEVIQRSTLAMNQQFDKAFTQINENFQNTFAELFGGGKAELLLVENPDNPDDDKGVDISVQLPGKSKGPLSRLSGGEQTLTAIAILFAILKLKPMPFVVLDEAESALDDVNCNRFARFLRRYADTAKFIVITHKKPTMERADVLYGVTMQQPGVSNVVSVSLEAAVKHSQDN is encoded by the coding sequence TTGAGTCTAAAACGAATCGAACTACAGGGATTTAAGTCTTTCAGAGATAAAACGGTCATCAATTTCGAGCACGGCTACACGTGTATCGTCGGCCCCAACGGCTGCGGTAAGAGCAACGTGAGCGACGCCATTCGGTGGGTGCTGGGCGAGCAGAGTGCCAAACAACTGCGCGGCGAGAATATGAAGGGCGTTATCTTTTCGGGTACGGCTACTTTGCCCGAGATGGGCTACGCCGAGGTGACGTTGGTCTTTGACAATTCGGACGGTATGTTCCAGACGACCTATGAGGAAATCGCCATTACGCGTAAGGTTTTCCGCAGCAAACAGGACAACTACTACTATATCAACCACAAGCCGTGCAGGCGGTCGGATATCATCGAGTTGATGCGCGGCACGGGCGCGGGCAAAGAGAGCCTGAGCATCATCGAGCAGGGTGCGGTGAGCAACGTCATGCGCGTCAAGCCGGAGGATCGCCGCGTGATATTCGACGAAGCGGCCGGTATTTCGGGCGCAAAAATCGAAAAGAAAAAGAATCTCAAACAGTTGGCCGAAACCCAACTGAATATCGACACGTTGAACGTGCGTATCGAGGAGATGGACAAGCAGTTGGGGCCCTTGCGCAAGCAAATGGAAGCCGTCAATAAGTACGAGATCTATCACGACGAACTGCAACTATTGGAATTCAATATGTTCATCTATAAGTACGAGCACGCCGACTCGGAAAAGGAGAAGGAACGCGCCAAAATACGCGATTACGAGGAATTTTTGCGCACCAAAGAGGCGTTGCTCGAAAAAACCCGCCTGAAAATCGACGACGTGCAACGCCAAATCGACGACAACGACAGGCAAACGCGCGCTTTGATCGACAGGCGCGAGACCCTGAAAGTCAACCGCGCCAAGGCTTCGGGCGACCAACAGACGCACCAAGCCAAGTTGGAGGCGTTGGAGGGAACGCTGGCGCACCTCGAGGAGAATTACAACCTTTCGGTGACAGCGCGAGACGATACCGCCGTGGAATTGGCGGAGGCCAAGAACGTCTTGCAGATCAAGAAGGACAACAAGTTCGACCTCGACCTGGAATACAGCGTGGTCAACGCTTCGTTGGAGAGCGTGATCGAAGATATCGAAGCCAGCGAGCGCGGATTGGACGCCGCCACCAACGAACGGTTGGCCGATATGAGCAAATTGAGCCAGGTGCATTCGGAGCAGGCCAAGGCCGAAGCGCAGGAAAGCCTACTGAAAGAGAACCTCGACAAGGACGATAAGGAAATCGCCGAATGCAAAAAGCAGATCGAGGACAAAAAGCGCTTGACGGCCGATCTCGAAAAGAGTCAATCGACGGTACAGCAGGAATACGAGAATATCAACGTCAACCGCAAGAGTTGCGTGAGCGCCGGCAACGAAGCGCGCTACGAAAAGGGCGACCTCGACAAGCGTATCCGCGAGATGGACGTGCGCGTGCAAACCGCCGAGGTCAACGTGAAGACCTTGCAAAACGCCGTGCGCGCTAAGAAGGGCTACAGCAAAGCCGTGGAGTTTTTGGTGCGTCATTCGCAAAACAATGCGAACGTGTCCCGCCACATGATGGGCGTGGTGTCCGACCTCTATCAGGTGGACGCACGGTATGCGGAGGCTATCGAGGTGGCTTTGGCCGCGTCGGTCAACCACGTGGTGACGCCCACCCAAGACGACGCCAACGCCCTTATCAATATGGTGCGCGAAGCGGGCGTCGGGCGCATTACCTGTATGCCCCTCAATCGTATCAAGGCCGAGCAGTTGGCCTACGAGTACCGCCCCGCGCTGGGTGAAAGAGGCGTGTTGGGCGTGGCCAGCGATTTGATAGCGTACGATCAAAAATACGACGTCATTTTTCAACGCCTGCTGGGGCGTATATTGATCGTCGACAGTTACGACACGGGTAAGTATCTCGACGGGAAATATCGCGGTGGCCTGAAAATAGTCACGCTGGACGGCAAATTGTTCGACCCGTCGGGCACCCTCTCGGGCGGCAGCCGCAAAACGCAGGAAGAGATGCTGTTGGACCGCGAACGCAAAACCTTGGAGGCTTTGGTCGCCGACCGTCAAAAACTGTTGGACAAACGCGCACAACTCGACGCAATTATCGAGAAGTGCGAAACCTATATCCGCGAGTCGCGCGACAAGCAGGACGAATTGCAGGAGAGATTTATCACGCTCAAAACGCAAATCGAGGCAAGTAACGCCGCTATCGAGCAGTTGCACGAGCGCATACGGGATATCGAGGGCGAAAAAGTCCATATCAATATCCGCTTGGAAAGTCTGCACCGCAATATTCAGGAAGCGCAGACGGCTTCGGGCGAGTTGGAGAACAGCAGTCTCGACCGCGACCAACTGATGGAAAAGGCCAAGGCGGACAAGGAAACCAAGAAGGCCATGCGCGATTCGCTGACCGAGCGCAGAGCGGCCCTGACCGCGCGTATCAACGCCGTCGCCGCCGAGATAGCCGCCATCGAAAAGGATATCAAGCGCTTGACGGACGAGAACGTCAAGGCGGCCTCCGCCGTGTCCGGGTTGACCGTGGATATCGCCAATAAGAAGGCCGAAATCGAGGCGCACGTCGCCGCCAAGCCCGAATTGGTGTTCACCGCCGAAGAAGGCGAGATTTTGGACAAGATCAACAAGGAGATCGTCGTGCGCGACGAGCGCAAGGTGGAGTTGCAGAAAGAGGGCGAGAAGTTGGCGCAAGACGTGACCGACCTCGGCAACTATATCAGCGAAGCCAAGCAGGACAAAGTGCGGTCGGAAGGCAAAATCGAGAAGATCGACACCGAATTGCAACAATGGCGCGATAGGATATACGAGGATTACGACGGCAAAACCTACGAGGACGTGGTGTACGCCAAGTTGGAGCAATTCGAGTACACCAAAGCGCCCGCGCAAATCGCCGTGCTGCGCGGCAATATCACCAAGTTGGGCGCTATCAACTTCCAGGCGAAGGAGCAGTTCGAGCAACTGTCCCAGGAGCGCGAATATCAATTCAACCAAATGAACGACGCGTTGAAGGCCAAAGCCAATATCGAAGAGGTCATTCAGCGCAGTACCTTGGCGATGAATCAACAATTCGACAAGGCCTTTACGCAAATCAACGAGAACTTCCAAAACACCTTTGCGGAGTTGTTCGGCGGCGGAAAAGCCGAATTGCTGTTGGTGGAGAATCCCGACAATCCCGACGACGACAAGGGCGTGGATATCAGCGTGCAGTTGCCCGGCAAGAGCAAAGGCCCTCTGTCCCGTCTGTCGGGCGGCGAGCAGACCTTGACGGCCATCGCCATTTTGTTCGCCATTCTCAAATTGAAACCTATGCCGTTCGTGGTGTTGGACGAGGCCGAGTCGGCCTTGGACGACGTCAACTGCAACCGCTTCGCACGGTTCTTGCGCAGATATGCCGATACGGCCAAGTTTATCGTCATCACGCACAAAAAGCCGACGATGGAGCGCGCGGACGTCTTGTACGGCGTGACCATGCAACAACCCGGCGTGTCCAACGTCGTGTCGGTCAGTTTGGAAGCCGCGGTCAAACATTCGCAGGATAATTGA
- the ftsY gene encoding signal recognition particle-docking protein FtsY, giving the protein MGIFKKIAEGLRKTKENLSKKLYQAFKGAKLDDEFYEGLEYALLSADVGAEATESIIEELKGEAYKRRLTTPEEAKDVFRQILVDMIDYEVEPYQYPLCILVAGVNGVGKTTAIGKLANYFVKQGKSVVLAAADTFRAAAAEQLSVWADRSNVRIIKHEEGADAGAVVFDAISSVKAHDTDVLLIDTAGRLHNKKNLMEELKKINRIVERDYPEADYRSFIVLDATTGQNALEQVNIFDEAIDIDGIVLTKLDGTAKGGVVIAICAEKELPVLYVGVGEGKEDLLPFDAGEFVDAILE; this is encoded by the coding sequence ATGGGTATTTTTAAGAAAATCGCCGAAGGGTTGCGCAAGACAAAAGAAAACCTTTCGAAAAAACTGTATCAGGCCTTTAAGGGCGCCAAATTGGACGACGAGTTCTACGAGGGGCTGGAATACGCCTTGCTGTCCGCCGACGTGGGCGCGGAAGCCACCGAGTCCATCATCGAGGAACTCAAAGGGGAGGCGTACAAAAGACGCCTTACCACGCCCGAGGAGGCCAAAGACGTGTTCCGTCAAATCCTTGTGGATATGATCGACTACGAGGTGGAGCCCTATCAATATCCCTTGTGTATATTGGTGGCGGGCGTCAACGGCGTGGGCAAGACCACGGCCATCGGCAAATTGGCCAACTACTTCGTCAAGCAGGGTAAATCCGTCGTGCTGGCCGCCGCGGATACCTTCCGCGCCGCCGCCGCCGAACAGTTGTCGGTATGGGCGGACAGGAGCAACGTGCGTATCATCAAACACGAGGAGGGCGCGGACGCGGGCGCGGTGGTGTTTGACGCCATCAGTTCGGTGAAAGCGCACGATACCGACGTGCTGCTCATCGATACGGCGGGACGCTTGCACAACAAAAAGAACTTGATGGAAGAGTTGAAAAAGATCAATCGCATCGTCGAGCGCGACTATCCAGAAGCCGACTATCGCAGTTTCATCGTATTGGACGCGACGACGGGGCAGAACGCGTTGGAGCAGGTCAATATCTTCGACGAAGCCATCGACATAGACGGCATCGTGCTGACCAAATTGGACGGCACCGCCAAAGGCGGTGTGGTCATCGCCATTTGCGCCGAGAAGGAATTGCCCGTGCTGTACGTAGGCGTGGGCGAGGGCAAGGAAGACTTGCTGCCCTTCGACGCGGGCGAGTTCGTGGACGCTATACTCGAATGA
- the surE gene encoding 5'/3'-nucleotidase SurE: MKILLVNDDGIEAEGIWALARALRPQHEVVIVAPDHQRSGASHAVTLHGAIRYAAYDNDLCAAYFLSGTPCDCVKFGLLELAAGADCVISGINDCANIGTDVLYSGTVNAAVEGGIEGVPSIAVSVKVKNNDFAYPAKFVADNLEALMGLCEGDLVVSVNMHSSLREELNGVRLASCGVRRFDDYYVKEKDGYHLYGNAIDVGNDEDSDVVLYYENYVTVTPVRIDMTDRAAMQNWQKAVSKLCW; this comes from the coding sequence ATGAAAATACTACTTGTAAACGACGACGGAATAGAAGCCGAGGGCATCTGGGCCTTGGCGCGGGCGTTGCGCCCCCAACACGAAGTCGTGATCGTCGCGCCCGACCATCAACGCTCGGGTGCTTCGCACGCCGTCACCTTGCACGGCGCGATACGATACGCCGCCTACGACAACGATTTGTGCGCGGCGTATTTTCTTAGCGGCACGCCTTGCGACTGCGTCAAGTTCGGCTTGCTCGAATTGGCGGCGGGCGCCGATTGCGTTATATCGGGCATCAACGATTGCGCCAATATCGGCACGGACGTGCTCTATTCGGGAACGGTCAACGCGGCCGTCGAAGGCGGCATCGAAGGGGTGCCGTCCATCGCCGTTTCGGTGAAGGTGAAAAATAACGATTTTGCCTATCCCGCCAAGTTCGTCGCCGACAATCTGGAAGCCTTGATGGGCTTGTGCGAGGGCGATTTGGTCGTATCCGTCAATATGCACAGCAGTCTTCGAGAGGAGCTCAACGGCGTGCGATTGGCTTCGTGCGGCGTGCGCCGATTCGACGACTATTACGTCAAAGAAAAGGACGGCTACCATTTGTACGGCAACGCCATTGACGTTGGCAACGACGAGGACAGCGACGTCGTGCTGTATTATGAGAACTACGTCACGGTTACGCCCGTCAGAATCGATATGACGGACAGAGCCGCTATGCAAAATTGGCAAAAGGCGGTGTCGAAACTATGTTGGTGA
- a CDS encoding NAD(P)/FAD-dependent oxidoreductase — MLVIGGGAAGMMCAVTAARMGAKVTVLERNEKIGRKLYITGKGRCNVTNATSGQDFYENIVTNARFLYGALSRFDSCKTMEFFEEAGVPLKIERGNRVFPESDKSADIIDALWRESAKAGVRITFGCRVQTLTFEDNRFVARTNKGVYEDGQVVIATGGVTYAATGSTGDGYAFARAFGHTVVPPVAALVGIRAEGTTSLAGLTLKNVAVTVEENGKTIASAFGEMLYTHTGVSGPTVLTLSSRINRRDVAGLALAVDMKPAVAVEELDDRLRHTLAANNKQLINAVVGFLPNALVASWLDNARVDPRKVANSVTKEERERLAKALKRFVYPIAGLEPIDGAVVTAGGVSVKEVDPKTMESKLVKGLYFAGEVLDVDALTGGFNLQIAFATGYTAAYFAAQKEINV, encoded by the coding sequence ATGTTGGTGATAGGCGGAGGCGCCGCGGGTATGATGTGCGCCGTGACGGCGGCGAGAATGGGCGCAAAAGTGACCGTGCTCGAACGCAACGAGAAAATAGGGCGCAAACTCTATATCACGGGCAAAGGCCGCTGTAACGTCACCAACGCCACCTCGGGGCAGGATTTCTACGAGAATATTGTCACCAACGCGCGGTTTTTGTACGGCGCGTTGAGCCGCTTCGACAGTTGTAAGACGATGGAATTCTTCGAGGAAGCGGGCGTGCCGCTGAAGATAGAGCGGGGAAATCGCGTCTTCCCCGAGTCGGACAAATCCGCCGACATTATCGACGCTTTGTGGCGCGAATCCGCCAAGGCGGGCGTGCGCATCACGTTCGGTTGTCGCGTGCAAACCTTGACTTTTGAGGACAATCGCTTCGTGGCGCGCACGAATAAAGGCGTGTACGAAGACGGGCAGGTCGTCATTGCGACGGGCGGCGTTACCTACGCGGCTACGGGCTCAACGGGCGACGGATACGCTTTTGCGCGAGCGTTCGGCCATACCGTCGTACCGCCCGTGGCGGCCCTCGTCGGCATACGAGCCGAGGGTACGACGTCGCTTGCCGGATTGACGCTCAAAAACGTGGCGGTGACGGTGGAAGAAAATGGCAAAACTATTGCGTCGGCGTTCGGCGAAATGCTGTATACGCATACGGGCGTCAGCGGCCCGACCGTGCTCACGTTGAGCAGTCGCATCAACCGTCGGGACGTTGCGGGGCTTGCGCTGGCGGTGGATATGAAACCCGCCGTGGCCGTTGAAGAATTGGACGACCGCTTGCGCCATACGCTCGCCGCCAACAACAAGCAGTTGATCAACGCCGTCGTTGGTTTTTTGCCCAACGCGCTCGTCGCGAGTTGGCTCGACAACGCCCGAGTCGATCCGCGCAAGGTCGCCAATTCGGTGACCAAAGAGGAGAGAGAGCGATTGGCCAAAGCGCTGAAGCGCTTTGTCTATCCCATCGCGGGGTTGGAGCCCATCGACGGGGCGGTCGTGACGGCTGGCGGCGTGTCCGTCAAAGAAGTGGATCCCAAGACCATGGAGAGCAAGTTGGTGAAGGGATTGTACTTCGCGGGAGAAGTGCTGGACGTGGACGCGCTGACGGGCGGTTTCAACCTGCAAATCGCCTTCGCTACGGGATATACCGCCGCTTATTTCGCGGCGCAAAAGGAGATAAACGTATGA